A genomic window from Halogeometricum borinquense DSM 11551 includes:
- a CDS encoding methyltransferase domain-containing protein codes for MYCLELAGEEADESLAALEAERAAATAVERVAPGLATARGVRLGRVPTLAYTHHVSELLGRTDADVESAVALLSAASFDREGSVAVRGRDVRSSSGVSASAAERALGGVLVDRGFEVDLDDPDHVLRALFADDTCLLGWEAAASVRDFGSRAPTDRPFFQPGSMDPLDARAYVNLAAGPDLPDATVVDPMCGTGGILIEAGLVGARGVGNDAQSKMARGARENLTAYLPDAEWDVVRGDATSLPLCDDAADAVVFDAPYGRQSKIARHELSDLVGGALAEAARVAPAAVLIADRPWDAEAEDAGWTVDARFERRVHRSLDRHVHVLSRT; via the coding sequence GTGTACTGCCTCGAACTCGCCGGTGAGGAGGCTGACGAATCCCTCGCCGCCCTCGAAGCCGAACGCGCCGCCGCCACGGCCGTCGAACGGGTTGCACCCGGGTTAGCGACGGCCCGCGGCGTCCGTCTCGGTCGCGTGCCGACCCTCGCGTACACCCATCACGTCTCGGAACTTCTCGGGCGAACGGACGCCGATGTCGAGAGTGCGGTCGCCCTGCTCTCGGCCGCTTCGTTCGACCGTGAGGGGAGCGTCGCCGTTCGCGGACGCGACGTGCGTTCTTCTTCGGGTGTGAGTGCGTCGGCCGCCGAACGCGCGCTCGGCGGCGTCCTCGTTGACCGCGGGTTCGAGGTCGATCTGGACGACCCCGATCACGTCCTCCGCGCCCTTTTTGCCGACGATACCTGCCTTCTCGGATGGGAAGCGGCCGCCAGCGTCCGCGACTTCGGGAGTCGCGCTCCGACCGACCGCCCGTTCTTCCAACCGGGCAGTATGGATCCCTTGGACGCCCGCGCGTACGTGAACCTCGCGGCGGGACCCGACTTACCGGACGCGACAGTCGTGGATCCGATGTGCGGTACTGGCGGCATCCTCATCGAAGCGGGACTCGTCGGCGCACGCGGCGTGGGTAACGATGCGCAGTCGAAAATGGCTCGCGGGGCACGCGAGAACCTCACGGCGTACCTTCCAGACGCTGAATGGGATGTCGTCCGTGGTGACGCTACTTCGCTCCCCCTTTGCGACGACGCGGCCGACGCAGTAGTGTTCGATGCACCGTACGGTCGGCAGTCGAAAATCGCCCGCCACGAACTCTCGGACCTCGTAGGCGGTGCGCTTGCGGAGGCGGCACGCGTGGCTCCCGCAGCCGTCCTCATCGCTGACCGGCCGTGGGATGCGGAAGCCGAAGACGCCGGATGGACCGTAGACGCGCGGTTCGAACGCCGAGTACATCGCTCGCTGGACCGGCACGTCCACGTTCTCTCGCGAACCTAA
- a CDS encoding TATA-box-binding protein — MTDPKDTINIENVVASTGIGQELDLQSVAMDLEGADYDPEQFPGLVYRTQEPKSAALIFRSGKIVCTGAKSTDDVHESLNLVFDKLRALQIPVDDEPDITVQNIVTSADLGRNLNLNAIAIGLGLENIEYEPEQFPGLVYRLDSPDVVALLFGSGKLVITGGKHPSDAEGAVDEIVSRLSDLGLYGG; from the coding sequence ATGACCGACCCCAAGGATACTATCAACATCGAGAATGTCGTCGCCTCGACCGGTATCGGTCAGGAACTCGACCTCCAGAGCGTGGCGATGGACCTCGAGGGTGCGGACTACGACCCCGAGCAGTTTCCCGGTCTCGTCTACCGGACGCAAGAACCCAAATCTGCGGCGCTTATCTTCCGCTCCGGTAAAATCGTCTGTACCGGTGCGAAATCGACGGACGACGTACACGAGAGCCTCAATCTCGTCTTCGACAAACTCCGTGCACTGCAGATCCCGGTCGATGACGAACCGGATATTACGGTCCAGAACATCGTCACTTCGGCTGATCTCGGCCGGAACCTGAACCTCAACGCGATTGCCATCGGTCTCGGACTGGAGAACATCGAGTACGAACCAGAGCAGTTCCCCGGGTTGGTCTACCGTCTCGACTCACCGGATGTCGTCGCGCTTCTGTTCGGGTCGGGCAAACTCGTCATCACGGGCGGTAAACACCCGTCTGACGCCGAAGGAGCGGTGGACGAAATCGTCTCTCGTCTGAGCGACCTCGGTCTGTACGGCGGATAG
- a CDS encoding DUF7473 family protein, giving the protein MTLPATPLQSGASGSALAVAGTFASLALFLSLTAHIAARNVLGDVPVKYAFVVGPIPAAIAVVVTTFELNSYLGVFVAIILDGVAVKYLYGQSNRLSGYITFIHVIVSIIIGTVLYALLALLSTAPV; this is encoded by the coding sequence ATGACGCTACCCGCCACGCCGTTGCAGTCCGGAGCCTCGGGCAGTGCCCTCGCTGTCGCAGGGACGTTCGCCTCGCTGGCGCTGTTTCTCTCCCTAACCGCTCACATCGCCGCGCGGAACGTCCTCGGCGACGTGCCAGTCAAGTACGCGTTCGTCGTCGGTCCGATTCCGGCGGCTATCGCCGTCGTCGTCACCACGTTCGAACTCAACTCCTATCTCGGTGTCTTCGTCGCCATCATCTTAGACGGCGTGGCGGTGAAGTATCTCTACGGGCAGTCGAACCGACTGTCAGGGTACATCACGTTCATCCACGTGATCGTCTCAATCATTATCGGGACTGTCCTGTACGCCTTATTGGCTCTCTTGAGTACGGCCCCGGTGTAG
- a CDS encoding CPBP family intramembrane glutamic endopeptidase, protein MLTVNLRALVWNADERRPPAPVRLMLAVVALIVSVLLLGLFLSLFFTTTPITSASFGLSFVAILFPGVLAVGLAVVVDRRTIADLGFGFDRDWWIDLGFGLFLGAALMTAIFLVALAAGWVRVEGTLTGGSRGFLAGFTLLTIQFLAVGVSEEIVSRGYLLTNVAEGLSGYTTRFVAASTAVLFSSVVFGAAHLQNPNATLVSTVGISLAGIFLAIGYVLTDELAIPIGLHITWNLFQGGVYGFAVSGLGVSANVVDTVETGPDLFTGGAFGPEAGLLGVFAIILGTFLIIGYVRWRYGEARLAPGLFSPELRWRE, encoded by the coding sequence ATGCTGACTGTGAACCTCCGTGCACTCGTCTGGAATGCGGACGAGCGGCGTCCGCCCGCTCCAGTCCGTCTGATGCTGGCAGTAGTTGCGCTCATCGTCTCCGTCCTCCTGCTCGGTCTCTTCCTCAGTTTGTTTTTCACCACGACGCCCATTACGTCCGCCTCCTTCGGCCTCTCGTTCGTCGCAATTCTCTTTCCCGGCGTCCTTGCCGTCGGACTTGCTGTCGTCGTTGACCGCAGGACGATAGCCGACCTCGGATTCGGGTTCGACAGAGACTGGTGGATCGACCTCGGGTTCGGTCTATTCCTCGGAGCGGCCCTCATGACCGCCATCTTCCTCGTCGCCCTCGCCGCCGGATGGGTTCGCGTTGAGGGAACGCTCACCGGCGGGTCACGCGGATTCCTTGCCGGATTCACGTTGTTGACGATCCAGTTTCTCGCCGTCGGCGTCTCCGAAGAAATCGTCTCGCGCGGCTACCTCCTCACAAACGTCGCCGAGGGGTTGTCAGGCTACACCACCCGATTCGTCGCCGCGAGTACCGCTGTCCTCTTTTCCTCGGTTGTCTTCGGGGCCGCACACCTCCAAAATCCGAACGCAACGCTCGTGAGTACGGTTGGGATCTCGCTGGCAGGTATCTTCCTCGCTATCGGCTACGTGCTCACCGACGAACTCGCCATTCCCATCGGTCTGCACATCACGTGGAATCTGTTTCAGGGCGGCGTGTACGGATTCGCCGTCAGCGGACTCGGCGTCAGCGCGAACGTCGTGGATACGGTCGAGACAGGACCCGACCTGTTCACTGGCGGCGCGTTCGGTCCCGAGGCGGGACTCCTCGGCGTCTTCGCCATCATTCTCGGGACGTTTCTGATCATCGGCTACGTCCGGTGGCGATACGGCGAAGCGCGACTCGCACCCGGTCTATTCTCTCCCGAACTGCGCTGGCGGGAGTGA